Proteins encoded together in one Campylobacter peloridis LMG 23910 window:
- a CDS encoding ferritin-like domain-containing protein, with protein MKRNFFIDLESILYNKDIFQKIQKFEIFYENFKLNLFEFDHSHKAIIKENSQVKILHPMKIRRPKEANSVLSLAKILHSVAHIEYSAINLALDASYRFKNLPLQFYQDWLEVADEEIKHFLLLEKALNELGFKYGDFYAHDNLEKALFLTKDNLAHRMGIVHRGLEAKGLDANPFVLEKLNTTNHPIKSLFKEIFNVILNDEIKHVSKGNFWWNYAKDEKDNYLKLCKKYKEFNLLGKIYNKDARIQAGFSENELQELDDFYNKN; from the coding sequence ATGAAAAGAAATTTCTTTATAGATTTAGAAAGTATTTTATATAATAAAGATATTTTTCAAAAAATTCAAAAATTTGAAATTTTTTATGAGAATTTTAAACTTAATTTATTTGAATTTGATCATTCTCACAAAGCTATCATTAAAGAAAATTCACAAGTTAAAATTCTTCATCCTATGAAAATAAGGCGTCCAAAAGAAGCAAATAGTGTTTTATCTTTAGCAAAAATTCTACATTCTGTTGCTCATATAGAATATAGTGCTATAAATTTAGCCCTAGATGCTAGCTATAGGTTTAAAAATTTACCCTTGCAGTTTTATCAAGATTGGCTTGAAGTAGCCGATGAAGAAATTAAACATTTTTTACTTTTAGAAAAAGCCTTAAACGAATTAGGTTTTAAATACGGAGATTTTTACGCTCATGATAACCTTGAAAAAGCCTTATTTTTAACTAAAGATAATCTTGCTCATAGAATGGGTATAGTTCATAGAGGACTTGAAGCAAAAGGACTTGATGCTAATCCTTTTGTTTTAGAAAAATTAAACACAACTAATCATCCTATAAAAAGTTTATTTAAAGAAATTTTTAATGTAATATTAAATGATGAAATAAAACATGTAAGTAAAGGTAATTTTTGGTGGAATTATGCAAAAGATGAAAAAGATAATTATTTAAAACTTTGCAAAAAATATAAAGAATTTAATCTTTTAGGAAAAATATATAACAAAGATGCTAGAATCCAAGCTGGTTTTAGTGAAAATGAACTTCAAGAACTAGATGATTTTTATAATAAAAATTAA
- a CDS encoding acyl carrier protein, with protein MNDILEILQSIKPGINFEENQSLVSDGIISSFDILQIIMELEAKFDIEIKPQYIESSNFNSISAIMAMVEHIKNDK; from the coding sequence ATGAATGATATTTTGGAAATTTTACAAAGCATTAAACCTGGAATAAACTTTGAAGAAAATCAAAGTTTAGTTAGTGATGGGATTATTAGTAGTTTTGATATATTGCAAATTATAATGGAGTTAGAGGCTAAATTTGACATAGAAATCAAACCTCAATATATTGAATCATCAAATTTTAACTCAATATCTGCAATAATGGCAATGGTAGAGCATATTAAGAATGATAAATAA
- a CDS encoding ornithine/diaminopimelate decarboxylase → MKNEELLNIAKKHGTPSFLFDIQALLSRIKAMKDILDNKYELCFAMKANPFLTTYMSKNIEKIEVCSPGELQICIKLNILASQIIYSGVVKGYDDIVLALKYGVKTFTAESLSQLELINKCTLDLDIKICILLRLSAGSQFGMSKKDIIKAINILYKYKNIKFSGLHYYAGTQRKKIDLQLKDLNLLLDLKNEITSIIKMDEFIIEYAPGLSVNMFEDDDFSDTLKPLSILKTKLDELNLDRVKMRIELGRFMVQYCGYYLANILDVKNTGECDYCLLDGGINHVNYYGSIMGMKIPIMRHISINSNAYKQEKDYCICGALCTSGDVLVRRKQLDNPQIGDLIVFENIGAYSVTEGIYLFLSRALPKVLLLDNKNILVARDFKEIFELNF, encoded by the coding sequence ATGAAAAATGAAGAATTGTTAAATATTGCTAAAAAACATGGCACTCCAAGTTTTTTATTTGATATTCAAGCTCTTTTAAGTCGTATCAAAGCTATGAAAGATATTTTAGATAATAAATACGAACTATGCTTTGCAATGAAGGCAAATCCATTTTTGACTACTTATATGTCAAAAAATATTGAGAAAATAGAAGTTTGTTCTCCAGGAGAATTACAAATTTGTATAAAATTAAATATTCTAGCATCGCAAATTATATATTCTGGTGTTGTAAAAGGATATGATGATATAGTACTTGCATTAAAATATGGTGTAAAAACTTTTACTGCAGAATCTTTAAGTCAACTAGAACTCATAAATAAATGTACTCTAGATCTTGATATTAAAATTTGTATATTGTTAAGACTTTCAGCTGGATCGCAATTTGGTATGAGTAAAAAGGATATTATAAAAGCCATAAATATACTATATAAATATAAAAATATTAAGTTTAGTGGTTTGCATTATTATGCTGGTACACAGCGTAAAAAAATAGATTTACAATTAAAAGATCTGAATTTGTTATTAGATTTAAAAAATGAAATTACAAGTATTATAAAAATGGATGAGTTTATCATTGAGTATGCTCCAGGACTTAGTGTGAATATGTTTGAAGATGATGATTTTAGTGATACTTTAAAGCCGCTAAGTATTTTAAAAACCAAACTTGATGAATTAAATCTTGATAGAGTTAAAATGCGTATTGAGCTAGGTAGATTTATGGTTCAATATTGTGGATACTACTTAGCTAATATTTTGGATGTAAAAAATACAGGAGAATGCGATTATTGTTTGCTTGATGGTGGGATAAATCATGTTAATTATTATGGTTCTATTATGGGAATGAAAATTCCTATTATGCGTCATATATCGATAAATAGTAATGCTTATAAACAAGAAAAGGATTATTGTATTTGCGGTGCTCTTTGTACAAGTGGAGATGTGTTAGTTAGAAGAAAACAGCTTGATAATCCTCAAATAGGCGATTTGATTGTTTTTGAAAATATTGGTGCTTATAGTGTTACAGAGGGTATATATTTGTTTTTAAGTCGTGCATTGCCAAAAGTTTTGTTGCTTGATAACAAAAATATACTAGTAGCTAGAGATTTTAAAGAAATTTTTGAATTAAATTTTTAA
- a CDS encoding ornithine cyclodeaminase, translated as METKYISECEIKKRLDINKCVDSIENMYKVMSTGAYTMGGSNANSHGMRISFARDDKQKNTYIAMPGWLGGEYNLAGLKWHGPNLRGAVEGTTTYTLILNEPNTGFPLAILPANDITTYRTAALSLYAAKLLKKDVYELGLIGAGRIHTAFIQGILQIYPSVKKIKVKGKSELGVAKLISEFKNDTSVKFLAVDSIEEVVKNSDIISINPGFEFDTLADMPIIRSKWLKENSLTICLSFVKFSDDFLINEAIKIADNYAMYESYLEEFGYPVYPKFSSLGSRFIDLVKEKRCAKDEIIDIFDILAGRKKELLQTNKPMVFSSGGMICEDIAVAYDLLKCDMVRK; from the coding sequence TTGGAAACAAAATATATTAGTGAATGTGAAATTAAAAAAAGATTAGATATAAATAAATGTGTAGATTCTATAGAAAATATGTATAAAGTAATGAGTACCGGAGCTTACACTATGGGTGGTTCAAATGCTAATTCACATGGTATGAGAATTAGCTTTGCACGAGATGATAAACAAAAAAATACATACATTGCAATGCCTGGATGGCTTGGTGGTGAATATAATTTAGCAGGTCTTAAATGGCATGGACCAAATTTACGCGGTGCAGTAGAGGGAACTACGACATATACGCTTATTCTAAACGAGCCTAACACAGGTTTTCCTTTAGCTATTTTACCTGCTAATGATATTACTACCTACCGCACTGCTGCGTTAAGTTTATATGCTGCAAAGTTACTTAAAAAAGATGTTTACGAGTTAGGACTCATAGGTGCTGGTCGCATACATACTGCTTTTATTCAAGGAATATTGCAAATTTATCCAAGTGTAAAAAAGATCAAAGTTAAAGGAAAGAGTGAGTTAGGAGTTGCTAAGTTAATTTCAGAATTTAAAAATGATACTAGTGTAAAATTTTTGGCGGTTGATAGTATCGAAGAAGTGGTTAAAAATAGTGATATTATTAGCATAAATCCTGGTTTTGAGTTTGATACTTTAGCTGATATGCCTATTATTCGCTCCAAATGGCTTAAAGAAAATTCACTTACAATTTGTCTTAGTTTTGTGAAATTTAGTGATGATTTTTTAATTAATGAAGCTATTAAAATAGCGGATAATTATGCAATGTATGAAAGTTATCTAGAAGAATTTGGATATCCGGTTTATCCAAAATTTTCTAGCTTGGGTAGTAGATTTATAGATTTGGTTAAAGAAAAGCGTTGTGCTAAAGATGAGATAATTGATATATTTGATATCTTAGCTGGTCGAAAAAAGGAATTATTACAGACTAATAAACCTATGGTTTTTTCAAGCGGTGGAATGATTTGTGAGGATATTGCTGTTGCATATGATTTGCTAAAATGCGATATGGTTAGAAAATGA
- a CDS encoding AMP-binding protein, with amino-acid sequence MINNVVWYLENSAKLHPEKIAFFTQNDSISYADLLDKSKRIASFLLHHETKANSIVAIYMNKNIDCIAMIFGCAMARVAYAFIDTDHPKNRIEKMLEIIEPKFIFTNTTLFDGISKITNREIVDIVKVLNYEIQNDVLEKIQSQYLSCDILNIVFTSGSTGLPKAVVKTHSNVLYFVPVFVDEFKFSSDDIFANQAPLDFDVSSKDIYSAVYLGASVFLIDKYLFTSPVKLVELLIQYKISILIWAVSALTLLSSFRVFKYCTPIGIKKVLFSGEVMPLNQLDIWQKNLPKTEFVNLYGPSEILGNCTFYELKKDYYKKEKNTPIGNAFSGQKVFLLAFDDDGKPYEVKKKDEIGEICVSGPNVALGYYKDFKRTNEVFIQNPLNLKYYERIYKTGDMGKYNEQGELVFQGRNDFQIKHLGRRIELGDIEIATMDIKGIELACAIYEREKIYLFYSGVLSVDDLMQYLKNQLISYMLPSVFFKLENLPLNKNGKIDRAKLREMIYEK; translated from the coding sequence ATGATAAATAATGTAGTTTGGTATTTAGAAAATTCTGCAAAATTACATCCTGAGAAAATAGCTTTTTTTACTCAAAATGATAGTATAAGCTATGCTGATCTTTTGGATAAATCTAAGCGTATAGCGAGTTTTTTGCTTCATCATGAAACTAAAGCAAATTCTATTGTAGCTATTTATATGAATAAGAATATTGATTGTATTGCTATGATATTTGGTTGTGCGATGGCAAGGGTTGCTTATGCCTTTATAGATACTGACCATCCTAAAAATCGTATAGAAAAAATGCTTGAAATTATTGAACCTAAATTTATTTTTACTAATACTACGCTTTTTGATGGTATTTCAAAGATTACAAATAGAGAAATTGTTGATATCGTTAAGGTATTAAATTATGAAATCCAAAATGATGTTTTGGAGAAAATACAAAGTCAGTATTTATCTTGTGATATCCTTAATATAGTATTTACTAGTGGTAGTACAGGTTTGCCAAAAGCCGTGGTTAAAACTCATTCTAATGTACTTTATTTTGTCCCTGTGTTTGTTGATGAATTTAAATTTTCAAGCGATGATATATTTGCAAATCAAGCTCCACTTGATTTTGATGTAAGCTCAAAAGATATCTATAGCGCAGTATATCTTGGAGCTAGTGTTTTTTTAATAGATAAATATCTTTTTACATCTCCTGTAAAATTAGTAGAGTTGTTAATACAATATAAAATAAGTATATTAATTTGGGCTGTAAGTGCTTTAACATTGCTTTCATCATTTAGAGTTTTTAAGTATTGCACTCCCATAGGTATAAAAAAAGTTCTTTTTAGTGGTGAAGTTATGCCATTAAATCAGCTAGATATATGGCAAAAAAACCTACCTAAAACTGAATTTGTAAATTTGTATGGACCAAGTGAAATTCTTGGAAATTGCACTTTTTATGAGCTAAAAAAAGATTATTATAAAAAAGAAAAAAATACTCCCATTGGAAACGCTTTTAGCGGACAAAAAGTTTTTTTATTAGCTTTTGATGATGATGGCAAGCCATATGAAGTAAAGAAAAAAGATGAAATAGGTGAAATTTGTGTTAGCGGGCCAAATGTTGCACTTGGATATTATAAAGACTTCAAACGCACCAATGAAGTCTTTATACAAAATCCTTTAAATTTAAAATATTATGAGAGAATTTATAAAACTGGTGATATGGGAAAATACAACGAACAAGGAGAATTAGTATTTCAAGGGCGCAATGACTTTCAAATTAAACATTTAGGACGCCGGATAGAACTTGGAGATATAGAGATTGCGACTATGGATATAAAAGGTATTGAACTAGCCTGTGCTATTTATGAGCGTGAGAAAATATATTTATTTTATAGCGGGGTGCTTAGTGTTGATGATTTGATGCAATATCTTAAAAATCAATTAATCTCATATATGCTTCCATCAGTATTTTTTAAACTAGAAAATTTACCACTGAATAAAAATGGAAAAATTGATAGAGCTAAATTAAGGGAGATGATATATGAAAAATGA